A genomic window from Camelina sativa cultivar DH55 chromosome 2, Cs, whole genome shotgun sequence includes:
- the LOC104721761 gene encoding CST complex subunit CTC1-like isoform X3 — protein sequence MENVTILTIKELVNKGRAVTGASSLFSSAASHSYSESSSKNPNSRPASFDSDLSCKFLAPLNHPAVIVGTIALPSKTLICPNRYCFRFSDGDLTICCDILRFEIRAIGMVTSWHPAIRKLVGRDVALSGLKKKMIYVRGDSLLVFVTTESSVLHPPCLSRKQLVAKTVVDRRGNCGSYLGFVKGVYLKGKLVEMDEDVWLLLTDQLLNRSHSIRTGSLIFIRNVHFVNTKFSWGEVLILGACFKTSITVEFFSPFETSCLVDSCRQTSLNRFMESLSFPARFWTLLVRSCFQKFNEIPSDKEILRSCQKDELTKMYAESQIPSFMFQPRGGIFTEFCMHESCGCNSEAHDCNLNLVMPISSFVQHYKVMLNELLSQINKNSSANNCLSHSSSTWKRDNHTNTKTLGSDDIGVILLGKLKISSSGRLQLHDRTSSIDVLTPDLLSDRNAHRIFEVSDYNLIMEGLPESMLHMPFLHNSLRCRNVVNPTPLAIENTLTVRFSLSLGTGSCKQVYGHHSLDWRHDLNEFKGGMFHLFRVTHKFPMLKKGHPGMPDCTSVFVEAIVLPLELICSVTEEDAAAPYFGEHDTSQEIRPHKRCKTNNGLQRERALSVPHEISCQMTIRCASSHCLVSAATLSNLKEKKSGNMLSAKRVLLEFIPECSNYYQALQIGGCYLMKHGTNDSFCAGRSGISNNDKISFRPETRLWSVEFSFDEDLTHDGSVDVYPLVSSQPSLVEKQHVSNPQPCSDVSLLLPYDAKGLFSIFLKNLEELNKPFAAGKNNNNISCCTHLETIMQAEPSQAPPSNSLFPEGNLASFRGDVVTVDAVTSSVIDVSSSYCINVLVNHHIVKIFGPLRRHSYLTGFGPGASATFYRILGTGEENRFVLTSASFVKINSRKASDGRQLEKPAHQAALCLPKVTPQEDVPCMLAGPACNSFSGNKDQQIKSACKVLSVYLLVLQTRSDDPSENECRNNFDIPLAGFVVDDGSSIYLCWTSGERAFTILRLHEELPEEDIDVAQWTRRDSSRETSAYHLEQIVRVHKRIVMKCNGSQIDILFRDITVAVTSDQLLTKSEDTFLKWLILNAITGPIWELAASSMDRKMIEHLEREQCVEMETSRLNLQNVWGDEVCQVDPLVRAWSLLQGLLKS from the exons ATGGAGAACGTCACAATTCTCACGATTAAAGAGCTTGTCAACAAAGGTCGAGCCGTCACCGGTGCATCGTCGCTATTCTCTTCCGCTGCTTCTCACTCGTATTCCGAATCAAGCTCTAAGAACCCTAATTCACGTCCCGCTTCCTTCGATTCCGACTTGAGCTGTAAGTTTCTCGCACCGTTGAATCACCCAGCGGTAATCGTCGGGACGATAGCTCTTCCTTCCAAAACCCTAATATGTCCGAATCGCTACTGCTTTCGATTCTCCGATGGTGATTTGACAATCTGCTGTGATATCCTTAGATTCGAAATCCGCGCGATTGGGA TGGTTACGAGTTGGCACCCTGCGATAAGGAAGCTAGTTGGAAGAGATGTTGCTCTTTCCGGgttgaaaaagaagatgatttatGTAAGAGGTGATTCTCTGTTGGTGTTTGTGACGACCGAGAGTTCTGTTCTTCATCCACCTTGTTTATCTAGGAAACAGCTAGTTGCGAAAACTGTTGTTGATAGGAGAGGTAACTGTGGTTCCTACCTTGGATTTGTCAAAGGTGTGTACTTGAAAGGAAAGCTTGTTGAGATGGATGAAGATGTATGGCTTTTATTGACGGATCAGTTACTCAATAGATCCCACAGTATCCGAACTGGTTCCCTT ATTTTTATCAGAAATGTTCATTTTGTAAATACCAAATTTTCTTGGGGAGAAGTGCTTATACTTGGAGCATGCTTCAAGACCAGCATCACAGTAGAGTTTTTTTCACCTTTTGAAACGAG TTGTCTTGTAGATTCATGTCGGCAGActtctttaaatcgatttatggAGTCTTTGTCCTTTCCTGCAAGATTTTG GACATTACTTGTCAGATCGTGCTTCCAGAAGTTTAATGAAATTCCATCAGACAAGGAAATCTTACGATCCTGTCAG AAGGATGAACTGACAAAGATGTATGCAGAGTCACAAATACCGTCATTCATGTTTCAACCTAGG GGCGGGATCTTTACTGAATTCTGCATGCATGAGTCATGTGGATGCAATAGTGAAGCTCATGATTGCAACCTAAATCTG GTAATGCCTATCTCAAGTTTTGTCCAGCACTACAAGGTCATGCTGAATGAATTGCTTTCTCAGATTAACAAAAACTCTAGTGCTAATAATTGCTTAAGTCATTCATCATCAACGTGGAAAAGAGACAATCATACAAACACGAAGACTCTTGGAAGTGATGATATTGGTGTCATCTTGCTTGGAAAATTGAAG ATCTCATCTTCTGGAAGACTTCAATTGCATGACAGAACTAGCAGCATAGATGTTCTGACTCCAGACCTTCTAAGTGATAGAAATGCGCACAGGATATTTGAG GTTTCTGATTACAATCTTATCATGGAAGGACTACCTGAATCAATGCTCCACATGCCGTTTCTTCATAACTCCCTTCGCTGTAGAAATGTGGTTAATCCCACTCCATTGGCCATTGAAAACACCTTGACAGTGCGTTTTTCTTTATCGCTTGGTACTGGAAGTTGCAAACAGGTTTACGGGCACCATTCTCTTGACTGGAGGCATGATCTTAATGAGTTCAAAGGGGGAATGTTTCATCTATTTAGGGTGACCCACAAATTTCCAATGTTAAAAAAG GGTCACCCAGGAATGCCTGACTGTACTAGTGTATTCGTCGAGGCAATAGTCCTTCCCCTGGAACTCATTTGCTCTGTGACTGAGGAAGACGCAGCTGCTCCCTATTTTGGAGAACATGATACTTCCCAAGAAATACGTCCACATAAGAGATGTAAAACTAATAATGGATTACAGAGGGAAAGAGCATTATCTGTGCCACATGAAATTTCCTGCCAGATGACCATCAGATGTGCTAGTAGTCACTGCTTGGTCTCAGCAGCAACTCTGTCTaatttgaaggagaagaaaagtgGTAACATGCTCAGTGCTAAGCGTGTGCTGTTAGAATTCATACCTGAATGCAGTAACTATTAT CAGGCTTTACAGATTGGCGGTTGCTATTTGATGAAGCATGGCACTAATGATTCTTTTTGTGCTGGACGGTCTGGCATATCTAACAATGACAAAATCAGTTTTAGACCTGAAACACGTTTATGGAGTGTcgaattttcttttgatgaagATCTCACCCATGATGGATCTGTGGATGTATATCCTCTGGTGTCGTCTCAACCATCTCTTGTGGAAAAACAACATGTTTCTAATCCACAACCTTGTTCAGATGTTTCGCTTCTTCTCCCTTATGATGCAAAAGGACTCTTTTCAATATTTCTCAAGAACTTGGAAGAACTTAATAAGCCATTTGCAGCTgggaagaataataataatatttcgtGCTGTACTCACTTGGAGACGATAATGCAGGCAGAGCCGTCTCAGGCACCTCCTTCCAACAGCTTGTTTCCTGAAGGAAATCTGGCGTCTTTCAGAGGCGACGTAGTAACAGTTGACGCTGTTACCTCTTCTGTCATTGATGTTTCAAGCAGCTATTGCATTAATGTTCTAGTCAATCATCATATT GTGAAGATATTTGGTCCACTTCGAAGGCATTCATATCTCACTGGATTCGGCCCTGGGGCGAGTGCAACATTCTACCGGATTCTTGGAACAGG AGAGGAAAACAGGTTTGTGTTGACGTCAGCATCATTTGTCAAGATAAACTCTAGAAAGGCATCGGATGGTCGGCAGTTAGAGAAACCGGCTCACCAAGCTGCTTTGTGTCTGCCCAAAGTCACACCTCAGGAAGACGTACCTTGCATGCTTGCTGGTCCTGCTTGTAATTCATTCTCAGGAAACAAGGATCAGCAAATAAAGTCTGCCTGCAAG GTTCTTTCAGTTTATCTTCTGGTTCTCCAAACAAGATCTGATGATCCCTCAGAAAACGAATGTAGGAACAATTTTGATATACCACTTGCAGGATTTGTGGTAG ATGACGGATCATCAATTTATCTTTGCTGGACGAGTGGGGAAAGAGCGTTTACAATTCTTAGGCTGCACGAAGAGTTGCCTGAAGAAGATATTGACGTGGCTCAGTGGACTAGAAGAGACAGCAGCCGGGAAACATCAGCTTACCATCTTGAACAAATTGTTCGGGTTCACAAGAGAATAGTGATGAAGTGCAATGGATCACAGATCGACATACTCTTTCGAGACATCACCGTTGCTGTTACTTCAGATCAACTTCTCACCAAATCAGAGGATACGTTCCTCAAGTGGTTGATCCTAAATGCCATTACCGGCCCCATATGG GAACTTGCCGCGAGTTCAATGGACAGGAAAATGATTGAGCATTTGGAGAGGGAACAGTGTGTGGAGATGGAGACATCAAGACTTAATCTGCAGAATGTTTGGGGTGATGAAGTATGCCAAGTGGATCCGTTGGTTCGAGCTTGGAGCTTACTCCAAGGTTTATTAAAAAGCTGA
- the LOC104721761 gene encoding CST complex subunit CTC1-like isoform X1, translating to MENVTILTIKELVNKGRAVTGASSLFSSAASHSYSESSSKNPNSRPASFDSDLSCKFLAPLNHPAVIVGTIALPSKTLICPNRYCFRFSDGDLTICCDILRFEIRAIGSKICVLSWNFLPMKHCGGFLEIIKWKFVDTVNLLSRCSGIGSFPLFPSLFPLRNDDRKSRYSVHGVLESISPVSVVSCMDGESSDSVNLPGFLVHVMACECKTYSQNAIGCSHAFEKSVFVYFCGLVVTSWHPAIRKLVGRDVALSGLKKKMIYVRGDSLLVFVTTESSVLHPPCLSRKQLVAKTVVDRRGNCGSYLGFVKGVYLKGKLVEMDEDVWLLLTDQLLNRSHSIRTGSLIFIRNVHFVNTKFSWGEVLILGACFKTSITVEFFSPFETSCLVDSCRQTSLNRFMESLSFPARFWTLLVRSCFQKFNEIPSDKEILRSCQKDELTKMYAESQIPSFMFQPRGGIFTEFCMHESCGCNSEAHDCNLNLVMPISSFVQHYKVMLNELLSQINKNSSANNCLSHSSSTWKRDNHTNTKTLGSDDIGVILLGKLKISSSGRLQLHDRTSSIDVLTPDLLSDRNAHRIFEVSDYNLIMEGLPESMLHMPFLHNSLRCRNVVNPTPLAIENTLTVRFSLSLGTGSCKQVYGHHSLDWRHDLNEFKGGMFHLFRVTHKFPMLKKGHPGMPDCTSVFVEAIVLPLELICSVTEEDAAAPYFGEHDTSQEIRPHKRCKTNNGLQRERALSVPHEISCQMTIRCASSHCLVSAATLSNLKEKKSGNMLSAKRVLLEFIPECSNYYQALQIGGCYLMKHGTNDSFCAGRSGISNNDKISFRPETRLWSVEFSFDEDLTHDGSVDVYPLVSSQPSLVEKQHVSNPQPCSDVSLLLPYDAKGLFSIFLKNLEELNKPFAAGKNNNNISCCTHLETIMQAEPSQAPPSNSLFPEGNLASFRGDVVTVDAVTSSVIDVSSSYCINVLVNHHIVKIFGPLRRHSYLTGFGPGASATFYRILGTGEENRFVLTSASFVKINSRKASDGRQLEKPAHQAALCLPKVTPQEDVPCMLAGPACNSFSGNKDQQIKSACKVLSVYLLVLQTRSDDPSENECRNNFDIPLAGFVVDDGSSIYLCWTSGERAFTILRLHEELPEEDIDVAQWTRRDSSRETSAYHLEQIVRVHKRIVMKCNGSQIDILFRDITVAVTSDQLLTKSEDTFLKWLILNAITGPIWELAASSMDRKMIEHLEREQCVEMETSRLNLQNVWGDEVCQVDPLVRAWSLLQGLLKS from the exons ATGGAGAACGTCACAATTCTCACGATTAAAGAGCTTGTCAACAAAGGTCGAGCCGTCACCGGTGCATCGTCGCTATTCTCTTCCGCTGCTTCTCACTCGTATTCCGAATCAAGCTCTAAGAACCCTAATTCACGTCCCGCTTCCTTCGATTCCGACTTGAGCTGTAAGTTTCTCGCACCGTTGAATCACCCAGCGGTAATCGTCGGGACGATAGCTCTTCCTTCCAAAACCCTAATATGTCCGAATCGCTACTGCTTTCGATTCTCCGATGGTGATTTGACAATCTGCTGTGATATCCTTAGATTCGAAATCCGCGCGATTGGGAGTAAGATTTGTGTTCTATCTTGGAATTTTCTACCTATGAAGCATTGTGGTGGGTTTTTGGAAATTATCAAGTGGAAATTTGTGGATACTGTTAATTTGCTTTCTCGGTGTTCTGGAATTGGTTCGTTTCCATTGTTTCCTTCTTTGTTCCCGTTGCGAAACGATGACCGTAAGTCACGGTATAGCGTACATGGTGTGTTAGAGTCTATTAGCCCTGTATCTGTTGTTTCTTGTATGGATGGGGAGTCAAGTGATTCTGTAAATCTTCCTGGGTTCTTAGTGCATGTAATGGCCTGTGAGTGTAAAACGTATAGTCAGAATGCGATTGGTTGCAGTCATGCTTTTGAGAAGTCTGTTTTCGTTTACTTTTGTGGTTTAGTGGTTACGAGTTGGCACCCTGCGATAAGGAAGCTAGTTGGAAGAGATGTTGCTCTTTCCGGgttgaaaaagaagatgatttatGTAAGAGGTGATTCTCTGTTGGTGTTTGTGACGACCGAGAGTTCTGTTCTTCATCCACCTTGTTTATCTAGGAAACAGCTAGTTGCGAAAACTGTTGTTGATAGGAGAGGTAACTGTGGTTCCTACCTTGGATTTGTCAAAGGTGTGTACTTGAAAGGAAAGCTTGTTGAGATGGATGAAGATGTATGGCTTTTATTGACGGATCAGTTACTCAATAGATCCCACAGTATCCGAACTGGTTCCCTT ATTTTTATCAGAAATGTTCATTTTGTAAATACCAAATTTTCTTGGGGAGAAGTGCTTATACTTGGAGCATGCTTCAAGACCAGCATCACAGTAGAGTTTTTTTCACCTTTTGAAACGAG TTGTCTTGTAGATTCATGTCGGCAGActtctttaaatcgatttatggAGTCTTTGTCCTTTCCTGCAAGATTTTG GACATTACTTGTCAGATCGTGCTTCCAGAAGTTTAATGAAATTCCATCAGACAAGGAAATCTTACGATCCTGTCAG AAGGATGAACTGACAAAGATGTATGCAGAGTCACAAATACCGTCATTCATGTTTCAACCTAGG GGCGGGATCTTTACTGAATTCTGCATGCATGAGTCATGTGGATGCAATAGTGAAGCTCATGATTGCAACCTAAATCTG GTAATGCCTATCTCAAGTTTTGTCCAGCACTACAAGGTCATGCTGAATGAATTGCTTTCTCAGATTAACAAAAACTCTAGTGCTAATAATTGCTTAAGTCATTCATCATCAACGTGGAAAAGAGACAATCATACAAACACGAAGACTCTTGGAAGTGATGATATTGGTGTCATCTTGCTTGGAAAATTGAAG ATCTCATCTTCTGGAAGACTTCAATTGCATGACAGAACTAGCAGCATAGATGTTCTGACTCCAGACCTTCTAAGTGATAGAAATGCGCACAGGATATTTGAG GTTTCTGATTACAATCTTATCATGGAAGGACTACCTGAATCAATGCTCCACATGCCGTTTCTTCATAACTCCCTTCGCTGTAGAAATGTGGTTAATCCCACTCCATTGGCCATTGAAAACACCTTGACAGTGCGTTTTTCTTTATCGCTTGGTACTGGAAGTTGCAAACAGGTTTACGGGCACCATTCTCTTGACTGGAGGCATGATCTTAATGAGTTCAAAGGGGGAATGTTTCATCTATTTAGGGTGACCCACAAATTTCCAATGTTAAAAAAG GGTCACCCAGGAATGCCTGACTGTACTAGTGTATTCGTCGAGGCAATAGTCCTTCCCCTGGAACTCATTTGCTCTGTGACTGAGGAAGACGCAGCTGCTCCCTATTTTGGAGAACATGATACTTCCCAAGAAATACGTCCACATAAGAGATGTAAAACTAATAATGGATTACAGAGGGAAAGAGCATTATCTGTGCCACATGAAATTTCCTGCCAGATGACCATCAGATGTGCTAGTAGTCACTGCTTGGTCTCAGCAGCAACTCTGTCTaatttgaaggagaagaaaagtgGTAACATGCTCAGTGCTAAGCGTGTGCTGTTAGAATTCATACCTGAATGCAGTAACTATTAT CAGGCTTTACAGATTGGCGGTTGCTATTTGATGAAGCATGGCACTAATGATTCTTTTTGTGCTGGACGGTCTGGCATATCTAACAATGACAAAATCAGTTTTAGACCTGAAACACGTTTATGGAGTGTcgaattttcttttgatgaagATCTCACCCATGATGGATCTGTGGATGTATATCCTCTGGTGTCGTCTCAACCATCTCTTGTGGAAAAACAACATGTTTCTAATCCACAACCTTGTTCAGATGTTTCGCTTCTTCTCCCTTATGATGCAAAAGGACTCTTTTCAATATTTCTCAAGAACTTGGAAGAACTTAATAAGCCATTTGCAGCTgggaagaataataataatatttcgtGCTGTACTCACTTGGAGACGATAATGCAGGCAGAGCCGTCTCAGGCACCTCCTTCCAACAGCTTGTTTCCTGAAGGAAATCTGGCGTCTTTCAGAGGCGACGTAGTAACAGTTGACGCTGTTACCTCTTCTGTCATTGATGTTTCAAGCAGCTATTGCATTAATGTTCTAGTCAATCATCATATT GTGAAGATATTTGGTCCACTTCGAAGGCATTCATATCTCACTGGATTCGGCCCTGGGGCGAGTGCAACATTCTACCGGATTCTTGGAACAGG AGAGGAAAACAGGTTTGTGTTGACGTCAGCATCATTTGTCAAGATAAACTCTAGAAAGGCATCGGATGGTCGGCAGTTAGAGAAACCGGCTCACCAAGCTGCTTTGTGTCTGCCCAAAGTCACACCTCAGGAAGACGTACCTTGCATGCTTGCTGGTCCTGCTTGTAATTCATTCTCAGGAAACAAGGATCAGCAAATAAAGTCTGCCTGCAAG GTTCTTTCAGTTTATCTTCTGGTTCTCCAAACAAGATCTGATGATCCCTCAGAAAACGAATGTAGGAACAATTTTGATATACCACTTGCAGGATTTGTGGTAG ATGACGGATCATCAATTTATCTTTGCTGGACGAGTGGGGAAAGAGCGTTTACAATTCTTAGGCTGCACGAAGAGTTGCCTGAAGAAGATATTGACGTGGCTCAGTGGACTAGAAGAGACAGCAGCCGGGAAACATCAGCTTACCATCTTGAACAAATTGTTCGGGTTCACAAGAGAATAGTGATGAAGTGCAATGGATCACAGATCGACATACTCTTTCGAGACATCACCGTTGCTGTTACTTCAGATCAACTTCTCACCAAATCAGAGGATACGTTCCTCAAGTGGTTGATCCTAAATGCCATTACCGGCCCCATATGG GAACTTGCCGCGAGTTCAATGGACAGGAAAATGATTGAGCATTTGGAGAGGGAACAGTGTGTGGAGATGGAGACATCAAGACTTAATCTGCAGAATGTTTGGGGTGATGAAGTATGCCAAGTGGATCCGTTGGTTCGAGCTTGGAGCTTACTCCAAGGTTTATTAAAAAGCTGA
- the LOC104721761 gene encoding CST complex subunit CTC1-like isoform X2, with translation MENVTILTIKELVNKGRAVTGASSLFSSAASHSYSESSSKNPNSRPASFDSDLSCKFLAPLNHPAVIVGTIALPSKTLICPNRYCFRFSDGDLTICCDILRFEIRAIGSKICVLSWNFLPMKHCGGFLEIIKWKFVDTVNLLSRCSGIGSFPLFPSLFPLRNDDRKSRYSVHGVLESISPVSVVSCMDGESSDSVNLPGFLVHVMACECKTYSQNAIGCSHAFEKSVFVYFCGLVVTSWHPAIRKLVGRDVALSGLKKKMIYVRGDSLLVFVTTESSVLHPPCLSRKQLVAKTVVDRRGNCGSYLGFVKGVYLKGKLVEMDEDVWLLLTDQLLNRSHSIRTGSLIFIRNVHFVNTKFSWGEVLILGACFKTSITVEFFSPFETSCLVDSCRQTSLNRFMESLSFPARFWTLLVRSCFQKFNEIPSDKEILRSCQKDELTKMYAESQIPSFMFQPRGGIFTEFCMHESCGCNSEAHDCNLNLVMPISSFVQHYKVMLNELLSQINKNSSANNCLSHSSSTWKRDNHTNTKTLGSDDIGVILLGKLKISSSGRLQLHDRTSSIDVLTPDLLSDRNAHRIFEVSDYNLIMEGLPESMLHMPFLHNSLRCRNVVNPTPLAIENTLTVRFSLSLGTGSCKQVYGHHSLDWRHDLNEFKGGMFHLFRVTHKFPMLKKGHPGMPDCTSVFVEAIVLPLELICSVTEEDAAAPYFGEHDTSQEIRPHKRCKTNNGLQRERALSVPHEISCQMTIRCASSHCLVSAATLSNLKEKKSGNMLSAKRVLLEFIPECSNYYALQIGGCYLMKHGTNDSFCAGRSGISNNDKISFRPETRLWSVEFSFDEDLTHDGSVDVYPLVSSQPSLVEKQHVSNPQPCSDVSLLLPYDAKGLFSIFLKNLEELNKPFAAGKNNNNISCCTHLETIMQAEPSQAPPSNSLFPEGNLASFRGDVVTVDAVTSSVIDVSSSYCINVLVNHHIVKIFGPLRRHSYLTGFGPGASATFYRILGTGEENRFVLTSASFVKINSRKASDGRQLEKPAHQAALCLPKVTPQEDVPCMLAGPACNSFSGNKDQQIKSACKVLSVYLLVLQTRSDDPSENECRNNFDIPLAGFVVDDGSSIYLCWTSGERAFTILRLHEELPEEDIDVAQWTRRDSSRETSAYHLEQIVRVHKRIVMKCNGSQIDILFRDITVAVTSDQLLTKSEDTFLKWLILNAITGPIWELAASSMDRKMIEHLEREQCVEMETSRLNLQNVWGDEVCQVDPLVRAWSLLQGLLKS, from the exons ATGGAGAACGTCACAATTCTCACGATTAAAGAGCTTGTCAACAAAGGTCGAGCCGTCACCGGTGCATCGTCGCTATTCTCTTCCGCTGCTTCTCACTCGTATTCCGAATCAAGCTCTAAGAACCCTAATTCACGTCCCGCTTCCTTCGATTCCGACTTGAGCTGTAAGTTTCTCGCACCGTTGAATCACCCAGCGGTAATCGTCGGGACGATAGCTCTTCCTTCCAAAACCCTAATATGTCCGAATCGCTACTGCTTTCGATTCTCCGATGGTGATTTGACAATCTGCTGTGATATCCTTAGATTCGAAATCCGCGCGATTGGGAGTAAGATTTGTGTTCTATCTTGGAATTTTCTACCTATGAAGCATTGTGGTGGGTTTTTGGAAATTATCAAGTGGAAATTTGTGGATACTGTTAATTTGCTTTCTCGGTGTTCTGGAATTGGTTCGTTTCCATTGTTTCCTTCTTTGTTCCCGTTGCGAAACGATGACCGTAAGTCACGGTATAGCGTACATGGTGTGTTAGAGTCTATTAGCCCTGTATCTGTTGTTTCTTGTATGGATGGGGAGTCAAGTGATTCTGTAAATCTTCCTGGGTTCTTAGTGCATGTAATGGCCTGTGAGTGTAAAACGTATAGTCAGAATGCGATTGGTTGCAGTCATGCTTTTGAGAAGTCTGTTTTCGTTTACTTTTGTGGTTTAGTGGTTACGAGTTGGCACCCTGCGATAAGGAAGCTAGTTGGAAGAGATGTTGCTCTTTCCGGgttgaaaaagaagatgatttatGTAAGAGGTGATTCTCTGTTGGTGTTTGTGACGACCGAGAGTTCTGTTCTTCATCCACCTTGTTTATCTAGGAAACAGCTAGTTGCGAAAACTGTTGTTGATAGGAGAGGTAACTGTGGTTCCTACCTTGGATTTGTCAAAGGTGTGTACTTGAAAGGAAAGCTTGTTGAGATGGATGAAGATGTATGGCTTTTATTGACGGATCAGTTACTCAATAGATCCCACAGTATCCGAACTGGTTCCCTT ATTTTTATCAGAAATGTTCATTTTGTAAATACCAAATTTTCTTGGGGAGAAGTGCTTATACTTGGAGCATGCTTCAAGACCAGCATCACAGTAGAGTTTTTTTCACCTTTTGAAACGAG TTGTCTTGTAGATTCATGTCGGCAGActtctttaaatcgatttatggAGTCTTTGTCCTTTCCTGCAAGATTTTG GACATTACTTGTCAGATCGTGCTTCCAGAAGTTTAATGAAATTCCATCAGACAAGGAAATCTTACGATCCTGTCAG AAGGATGAACTGACAAAGATGTATGCAGAGTCACAAATACCGTCATTCATGTTTCAACCTAGG GGCGGGATCTTTACTGAATTCTGCATGCATGAGTCATGTGGATGCAATAGTGAAGCTCATGATTGCAACCTAAATCTG GTAATGCCTATCTCAAGTTTTGTCCAGCACTACAAGGTCATGCTGAATGAATTGCTTTCTCAGATTAACAAAAACTCTAGTGCTAATAATTGCTTAAGTCATTCATCATCAACGTGGAAAAGAGACAATCATACAAACACGAAGACTCTTGGAAGTGATGATATTGGTGTCATCTTGCTTGGAAAATTGAAG ATCTCATCTTCTGGAAGACTTCAATTGCATGACAGAACTAGCAGCATAGATGTTCTGACTCCAGACCTTCTAAGTGATAGAAATGCGCACAGGATATTTGAG GTTTCTGATTACAATCTTATCATGGAAGGACTACCTGAATCAATGCTCCACATGCCGTTTCTTCATAACTCCCTTCGCTGTAGAAATGTGGTTAATCCCACTCCATTGGCCATTGAAAACACCTTGACAGTGCGTTTTTCTTTATCGCTTGGTACTGGAAGTTGCAAACAGGTTTACGGGCACCATTCTCTTGACTGGAGGCATGATCTTAATGAGTTCAAAGGGGGAATGTTTCATCTATTTAGGGTGACCCACAAATTTCCAATGTTAAAAAAG GGTCACCCAGGAATGCCTGACTGTACTAGTGTATTCGTCGAGGCAATAGTCCTTCCCCTGGAACTCATTTGCTCTGTGACTGAGGAAGACGCAGCTGCTCCCTATTTTGGAGAACATGATACTTCCCAAGAAATACGTCCACATAAGAGATGTAAAACTAATAATGGATTACAGAGGGAAAGAGCATTATCTGTGCCACATGAAATTTCCTGCCAGATGACCATCAGATGTGCTAGTAGTCACTGCTTGGTCTCAGCAGCAACTCTGTCTaatttgaaggagaagaaaagtgGTAACATGCTCAGTGCTAAGCGTGTGCTGTTAGAATTCATACCTGAATGCAGTAACTATTAT GCTTTACAGATTGGCGGTTGCTATTTGATGAAGCATGGCACTAATGATTCTTTTTGTGCTGGACGGTCTGGCATATCTAACAATGACAAAATCAGTTTTAGACCTGAAACACGTTTATGGAGTGTcgaattttcttttgatgaagATCTCACCCATGATGGATCTGTGGATGTATATCCTCTGGTGTCGTCTCAACCATCTCTTGTGGAAAAACAACATGTTTCTAATCCACAACCTTGTTCAGATGTTTCGCTTCTTCTCCCTTATGATGCAAAAGGACTCTTTTCAATATTTCTCAAGAACTTGGAAGAACTTAATAAGCCATTTGCAGCTgggaagaataataataatatttcgtGCTGTACTCACTTGGAGACGATAATGCAGGCAGAGCCGTCTCAGGCACCTCCTTCCAACAGCTTGTTTCCTGAAGGAAATCTGGCGTCTTTCAGAGGCGACGTAGTAACAGTTGACGCTGTTACCTCTTCTGTCATTGATGTTTCAAGCAGCTATTGCATTAATGTTCTAGTCAATCATCATATT GTGAAGATATTTGGTCCACTTCGAAGGCATTCATATCTCACTGGATTCGGCCCTGGGGCGAGTGCAACATTCTACCGGATTCTTGGAACAGG AGAGGAAAACAGGTTTGTGTTGACGTCAGCATCATTTGTCAAGATAAACTCTAGAAAGGCATCGGATGGTCGGCAGTTAGAGAAACCGGCTCACCAAGCTGCTTTGTGTCTGCCCAAAGTCACACCTCAGGAAGACGTACCTTGCATGCTTGCTGGTCCTGCTTGTAATTCATTCTCAGGAAACAAGGATCAGCAAATAAAGTCTGCCTGCAAG GTTCTTTCAGTTTATCTTCTGGTTCTCCAAACAAGATCTGATGATCCCTCAGAAAACGAATGTAGGAACAATTTTGATATACCACTTGCAGGATTTGTGGTAG ATGACGGATCATCAATTTATCTTTGCTGGACGAGTGGGGAAAGAGCGTTTACAATTCTTAGGCTGCACGAAGAGTTGCCTGAAGAAGATATTGACGTGGCTCAGTGGACTAGAAGAGACAGCAGCCGGGAAACATCAGCTTACCATCTTGAACAAATTGTTCGGGTTCACAAGAGAATAGTGATGAAGTGCAATGGATCACAGATCGACATACTCTTTCGAGACATCACCGTTGCTGTTACTTCAGATCAACTTCTCACCAAATCAGAGGATACGTTCCTCAAGTGGTTGATCCTAAATGCCATTACCGGCCCCATATGG GAACTTGCCGCGAGTTCAATGGACAGGAAAATGATTGAGCATTTGGAGAGGGAACAGTGTGTGGAGATGGAGACATCAAGACTTAATCTGCAGAATGTTTGGGGTGATGAAGTATGCCAAGTGGATCCGTTGGTTCGAGCTTGGAGCTTACTCCAAGGTTTATTAAAAAGCTGA